Proteins encoded in a region of the Prunus persica cultivar Lovell chromosome G4, Prunus_persica_NCBIv2, whole genome shotgun sequence genome:
- the LOC18780642 gene encoding cyclin-B1-4, translated as MRIRPLEVKSVPQLQKESSQPQSDKNFRKSQIPEKEKGTIERNFRERERGAELKKVATINAEEEGETRNSRLQVFLSSLFSSLGGVFGSNGQENQDLEMASRAVVVVPHQLQREEGKQKKVAGEGKNRQVLQDISNLVVTAPAAQGKINAKLPAPSEKNKKPVIGIINGGPTAGKSGVAKKAEAAVNEKSAVSGRKSREGASRKNARAFTSILSARSKAACGLTSKPKDPKVDIDAADADNELAVVEYLDEIYQFYKLTEDENRVHEYMALQPEINAKMRSILVDWLIEVHHKFELMPETLYLTINLVDRFLSVKVVPRRELQLVGISSMLLASKYEEIWAPEVNDFVCISDNAYGKEKVLVMEKAILGKLGWCLTVPTTYVFLVRYIKASSAPSDDELMENMVYFLAELSLMHYSATILYCPSMMAASAVYVARCTLDRTPFWTETLKHHTGYSEDELMDCAKLFHTFHSAAADSKLKAVYNKFCSPQHGAVALLSPAGGNLSAK; from the exons ATGAGAATTAGACCGTTGGAAGTAAAGTCGGTTCCGCAGCTTCAAAAAGAATCATCACAACCACAATCTGACAAAAACTTCAGAAAATCCCAAATTcctgagaaagagaaagggaCAATCGAAAGgaattttagagagagagaaagaggggcTGAACTGAAGAAAGTGGCGACCATTAACGCCGAGGAAGAAGGAGAGACGCGCAACAGTCGTCTCCAGGTGTTCTTGTCGTCGTTGTTTTCGAGTCTAGGAGGAGTTTTTGGCAGTAACGGTCAAGAAAATCAAGATCTTGAAATGGCTTCCAGAGCCGTTGTTGTTGTGCCTCACCAACTACAAAGAG AGGAAGGCAAGCAGAAGAAGGTAGCAGGAGAGGGGAAAAATAGGCAAGTTCTTCAAGACATTAGTAACCTAGTAGTAACTGCTCCTGCTGCCCAAGGGAAGATCAATGCTAAGCTTCCTGCCCCATCAGAGAAGAACAAG AAACCGGTCATAGGAATAATTAATGGGGGGCCGACGGCTGGAAAATCAGGTGTTGCGAAGAAGGCTGAGGCAGCTGTAAATGAGAAGAGTGCTGTTAGTGGAAGGAAATCTAGAGAAGGAGCCTCAAGGAAGAATGCCAGGGCCTTTACATCAATTCTCAGTGCCCGAAGCaaa GCTGCTTGTGGACTCACTAGTAAGCCAAAGGATCCAAAAGTGGACATTGATGCAGCTGATGCTGATAATGAGTTGGCTGTAGTTGAATATTTGGATGAAATCTACCAGTTTTACAAGCTCACAGAA GATGAGAATCGCGTGCATGAGTACATGGCTTTACAGCCAGAAATAAATGCCAAGATGAGATCAATCCTTGTAGACTGGTTGATAGAAGTTCATCACAAATTTGAACTCATGCCAGAAACCCTCTATCTTACCATAAACCTTGTTGATCGATTCCTTTCGGTTAAAGTTGTACCAAGGAGGGAGCTTCAGTTAGTTGGCATCAGCTCAATGCTTCTTGCAAGCaaatatgaagaaatttgggcACCAGAG GTCAACGACTTTGTCTGCATTTCAGACAATGCTTATGGTAAAGAAAAGGTGTTGGTGATGGAGAAAGCAATCTTGGGAAAGCTGGGATGGTGCCTAACAGTTCCTACAACTTATGTCTTCCTGGTGCGCTATATCAAAGCATCATCTGCTCCATCTGATGATGAGTTG ATGGAGAATATGGTGTATTTTCTGGCTGAACTGAGTCTGATGCACTATTCTGCTACGATTCTCTACTGCCCTTCAATGATGGCTGCTTCGGCTGTTTATGTTGCTCGATGTACCCTTGACAGGACCCCTTTCTGGACTGAGACTCTCAAGCATCATACTGGCTATTCTGAAGATGAGCTGAT GGACTGCGCAAAGCTGTTCCACACTTTTCATTCTGCGGCTGCAGATAGTAAGCTCAAGGCAGTCTATAACAAGTTCTGCAGCCCACAGCATGGTGCCGTGGCTCTTCTTTCACCGGCCGGTGGTAACCTTTCCGCCAAATAA
- the LOC18778612 gene encoding molybdopterin synthase catalytic subunit produces the protein MASEDKDLVEILEEHNQIDVAKYINYVSAPQAGAVATFSGTTRDTFEGKTVLELRYEAYVPMALRCMKSICSSARSSWNLLSIAVAHCLGPVPVGETSVFIAVSAVHRADALDACKFVIDEIKASVPIWKKEVYSNGEVWKENSEFLERRLDLGKKDEIWNQKEIEVEVERHTRKSCCGAKVKVIEEGDKK, from the coding sequence ATGGCTTCTGAGGACAAAGATCTTGTGGAAATCTTAGAGGAGCATAACCAAATTGACGTTGCCAAATATATCAATTATGTGAGTGCCCCACAGGCAGGTGCTGTTGCAACATTTTCTGGTACCACGCGCGACAcctttgaaggcaaaacagtCTTGGAGCTTAGATATGAAGCGTATGTGCCCATGGCACTACGGTGCATGAAGTCCATTTGTTCATCAGCTAGATCATCCTGGAATCTCCTCTCCATTGCAGTCGCCCACTGCCTCGGCCCAGTTCCAGTTGGTGAAACAAGTGTTTTCATTGCAGTCTCAGCCGTTCATCGGGCTGATGCATTGGATGCTTGTAAATTTGTGATTGATGAGATAAAGGCATCAGTTCCAATATGGAAGAAGGAGGTTTACAGTAATGGAGAGGTTTGGAAGGAGAATTCGGAGTTCCTGGAGCGAAGGCTGGATCTTGGGAAAAAAGATGAGATATGGAatcaaaaagaaattgaagttgaagttgaGAGGCATACTAGGAAGAGCTGTTGTGGGGCTAAGGTAAAGGTCATTGAGGAAGGAGATAAAAAATGA